A single window of Microbacterium oryzae DNA harbors:
- a CDS encoding 3'-5' exonuclease, with amino-acid sequence MPLDFTAIDFETANSRPESACQVGLAKVRDGMVVDRAAWLIRPPIGFDEFFPFNSTIHGIYAEDVVNARGWAEQFDELRDFAGDDALAAHSATFDMGVLRRASEATGVDCPPWRSICSLQLARRTYRLESYRLPIAAAAAGFTDFAHHDAGADALACAHILIDAASRFAASDIDALAESAGISIAPILQPVA; translated from the coding sequence TCGACTTCGAGACGGCGAACTCCCGACCGGAGTCCGCGTGCCAGGTGGGGCTGGCGAAGGTGCGAGACGGCATGGTCGTGGATCGCGCGGCCTGGCTCATCCGGCCGCCGATCGGGTTCGACGAGTTCTTCCCGTTCAACTCCACGATCCACGGCATCTACGCCGAGGACGTCGTGAATGCGCGCGGCTGGGCGGAGCAGTTCGACGAGCTCCGCGACTTCGCGGGCGACGATGCCCTCGCCGCACACAGTGCGACCTTCGACATGGGCGTGCTGCGTCGCGCCTCCGAGGCCACCGGCGTCGACTGCCCGCCGTGGCGCTCGATCTGCAGCCTGCAGCTCGCCCGGCGCACCTATCGTCTCGAGTCCTACCGGCTGCCGATCGCGGCAGCGGCGGCGGGCTTCACCGACTTCGCCCACCACGACGCGGGCGCCGACGCCCTCGCTTGCGCGCACATCCTGATCGACGCGGCCTCGCGGTTCGCGGCGTCGGACATCGACGCCCTCGCGGAGTCGGCCGGCATCTCGATCGCGCCCATCCTGCAGCCGGTCGCCTGA